From the genome of Perca flavescens isolate YP-PL-M2 chromosome 1, PFLA_1.0, whole genome shotgun sequence, one region includes:
- the ctsd gene encoding cathepsin D encodes MKVLLLFVFAALALTNDALVRIPLKKFRSIRRELTDSGRRAEELLAHKHSLKYNFGFPSSNGPTPETLKNYLDAQYYGEIGLGTPPQTFTVVFDTGSSNLWVPSIHCSLLDIACLLHHKYNSGKSSTYVKNGTAFAIQYGSGSLSGYLSQDSCTIGDISVDKQLFGEAIKQPGVAFIAAKFDGILGMAYPRISVDGVAPVFDNIMSQKKVEQNVFSFYLNRNPDTEPGGELLLGGTDPKYYTGDFNYVNISRQAYWQIHMDGMAVGSQLSLCKSGCEAIVDTGTSLITGPSVEVRALQKAIGATPLIQGEYMVSCDKIPSLPVITFNVGGQSYSLTGEQYVLKVSQAGKTMCLSGFMGLDIPAPAGPLWILGDVFIGPYYTVFDRENNRVGFAKAK; translated from the exons ATGAAGGTTTTACTCCTGTTTGTGTTCGCGGCGTTAGCCCTGACCAACGACGCACTGGTCCG AATTCCTTTAAAGAAATTCCGTTCCATCAGACGTGAGCTGACAGACTCGGGGAGAAGAGCCGAGGAGCTTCTGGCCCACAAGCACTCCCTTAAGTACAACTTTGGCTTCCCGTCCAGTAATGGACCCACTCCAGAAACCCTGAAGAACTACCTTGAC gcCCAGTATTACGGTGAGATTGGCCTGGGTACCCCTCCTCAGACCTTCACTGTGGTGTTTGACACCGGGTCCTCCAACCTGTGGGTTCCCTCCATTCACTGCTCTCTCTTAGACATCGCGTGCT TGCTTCACCACAAATATAATTCTGGCAAGTCCAGCACATACGTTAAGAACGGCACTGCCTTCGCCATCCAGTATGGAAGTGGCAGTTTGTCGGGCTACCTCAGTCAGGACTCGTGCACG ATCGGAGACATATCGGTGGATAAGCAGCTTTTCGGAGAAGCCATCAAGCAGCCCGGCGTGGCCTTCATCGCAGCTAAGTTCGATGGGATCCTCGGCATGGCCTACCCTCGCATCTCCGTCGACGGGGTGGCTCCGGTCTTTGACAACATCATGAGCCAGAAGAAGGTGGAGCAGAACGTCTTCTCCTTCTACCTGAACAG GAACCCGGACACTGAGCCCGGCGGTGAGCTGCTGCTGGGAGGAACAGACCCCAAATACTACACCGGTGACTTCAACTATGTCAACATCTCTCGCCAGGCCTACTGGCAGATCCACATGGACGG gatggCCGTGGGCAGCCAGCTGAGTCTGTGTAAGAGCGGCTGCGAGGCCATCGTGGACACCGGGACGTCTCTGATCACCGGCCCCTCTGTGGAGGTCCGGGCCCTGCAGAAGGCCATCGGCGCCACGCCACTCATCCAGGGagag TACATGGTGAGCTGTGATAAGATCCCATCGCTGCCGGTCATCACCTTCAACGTGGGCGGCCAGTCTTACTCTCTGACCGGAGAGCAGTACGTCCTCAAG GTGAGTCAGGCTGGAAAGACCATGTGTCTGAGCGGCTTCATGGGTCTGGACATCCCCGCCCCGGCCGGGCCCCTGTGGATTCTGGGAGATGTATTCATTGGTCCGTACTACACCGTCTTTGATCGGGAAAACAACAGGGTGGGCTTTGCCAAGGCCAAGTGA